The genomic segment CACACGCGAGGCCTGGAAAACATGGAAAGCCCCGAGATGGAGGACGAAAATCAAAAAGGGGAACGAGCCACCgacaaggcggcggcggcggcacgcaCGCCGATGCCTGCCAGGGCTCGAGCCAGGTCCAAGAGAGGTCTGTGCCGAGTCTTCAGCTTGGTCTTGCTCTTTTCATCGATATTCACCGTTGTTATTCAGGCTCGGCCGATTAACAACTTTTAATTAGTTCATTTGCTAatttttgggcggcccggtagcccagtggttagcacgtcggcttcacagtgcagaggtaccgggttcgattccagctccgacctccctgtgtggagtttgcatgttctccccggggttttctgcgtgggttttctccgggtgctccagtttcctcccacattccaaaaatatgcgtggcaggctgattggacgctctaaattgtccctaggtgtcagtgtgagcgtggatggttgttcgtctctgtgtgccctgcgattggctggcaacttgttcagggtgtcccccgcctactgcccggagacagctgggataggctccagcaccccccacgaccctggtgaggattaagcggttcggaaaatggatggatttgctAATTTCATCGGCTCATATTCGCTCTTTTAAAAATTGTTCTGACTCATATTTCCGCGTTTGGTGTCTTTTCGCGGCATCCAGGTCAGTCAAAGTCGTCCGTTTCCAGCCAATGCGACGACAGCTTCGTGACGCCTCAGAGAACTCGCAGGTCCAAGAAAAAGCCTGTCATCACCTTCAGCAGtgacgaagaggaggatgaagagggtGAGTCGGCATGACTTAGCTTAAACTTAACCCACCCGGCGGTTATGAACACTCGGGGTTGCCTGAGGTTCTTTTTACAACGGCGCGAGATGTTTCGCTGCTTTCCATGGAAGGGGTTTACATTTACCAGACTacttactattattattacgtTACTCTTAAGCACAAATAATTTCCTGTCGGCGTGATGTCACAAGACGCAAAAAGTGTGGAGGAGTCCCAAGATCCAGCGAGATCTCCATCTTATCTTCATCTCGCTCCAATCTTTCTTTCACCAGATGCTGTGCTGACAGAGAGCGAGACCCCCAAAGTCACCACGCCCATTGCCCGCGCATCTCGACGAGCTCGCCTCAGAAACTgacccaaaaacacacacactttttttctttttttttttaacctacgtAGGATCATCGACTGGCATCCGGATCATGTCCCACATAGCATCAAAGATGTCTCGTAAATAAACCTGGACCCGATGTGGTTGTTCCAAAACTCCCGCGCAGTCGTGTCGTCGTGTCTCATCACCGTCTGCTGTGTTACAAGACGAGCTTTTCAAAGTGTGGCACGGCGCTCAATCAAACTCCACCTGGGGGTCGTTTTGTGTACCGTCAATCGAAAGATTTATGAGTTTGAGCCGATCGCAAAAGATTTAGGACATCACTAAACCGAGGCTTGTGACATTTGACATGAGAAAAATTTCCGTCGTATAGTAGTGGTCAGTAGTTTACTCCACTCGAGGGATGAGCTGTCTCGGTTCACTCGGTGACGAAAAACTTGGGGCTGTTGATTCTGTCGCACGAGTGGCTAGTTTTGCATTGTGTCATCTAGCGGCGGAGCATTTAATCCAATGAAAGCGGATTATTTGCGTGGTGCGAATGACTGATTTTAGGCAGGAGAGTACgtttcattattattaattatcccccccccctcatcccacGCCCCTAATCATATTTTCCTCAAGATGAATGCTTGCCTCACCCTTTGAAAAGCATCTCTGCAAGTGGCTTTCGGTGCGTTTTGGACAGTGATGTGTCACCAccgctgctcttttttttcgtttcagTTTTCCCTCTGCCTCACCCATCACGGCGCTCCCTCCATCGCATCAGCTACGCCTTATCACTTTTTTGTGTGCATACTAACATCCTTTATTTCTTCCCGCCCCCCCAAATCGCTTATCTGACATTTGGTTTCATCGCAGGTTGGCCTCGCTTCACTCATCAATCTTTTCTAGGTCTATgcctggtgatttttttttttttctcctcactcTCCCGctgcctacttttttttttttaatactcccTCCCACGGTGCTCATCTCTCTGCTGACATCACATGCACGGcagtttaacaccccccccccgccaccttcCTACCTCCCTCACTCCCATGATTGCTAATCTCTCCCTTTCGCCTACTGCCTACCCCCACATGTTGTCCTCACCCAAAAAGATGAGAGGGGTATATTTCTCTCTGTATGTATTTATGAGCAGTTACGTAAAGCCCCGCCCTTCCGAGCCGCGGGCTTAGCAATTCCAGGCCACCTGAGTTTCGGTCTCAAATGAACCACCTCATACCAAATATGCGTTGCGTTTTAGGTGATGAAACGAAGGACGTAATCGAAATAATGAAAGGCTGTTGAACTTCTCGCCGGTGTTGTAATTTGGCGGCGGGTGGTAGCGGAGAGCAGATGGCGCTGACAGACTGTAACTTCCCCGAAGGCGAGGGGAGATCGGTGCACACTGGGAAAGACCGAAGACGAGAGGTGGAGAGATGGACGCGCTTTGTCTATAATAGGAAAAAAATCGAACGGGCCGTGGTGTCACTTCGGCGTCAGCCGAGCGCGACGCTGTTTACCTCGCGGCGAATCAACAACCAAAAAGGCAAATTTCATCGTCTTGAAAGGAGCATAATGGACTCAAAATTGTACTTGTAAAGTAATACGGTATTTTATTGAGGAAAACGGCACCCAAcaattttactttaaaaaaaaaaacatgcattaatgacaacaataaaaccattttttaaTATGTGCCTGGCTTGTAGCTCAGCTGCAATTTGATTGGCTGTTACATGCACTTGTGCCTGGATGCAGCAGCCAATCACATTGCAAGGAGAATCATAACTCTTGAGTTCAGGTTATTAGTAAGGAGAATGATACAGGAATGCGAGTACCATTATATTGTCGGTGTACATGTTGATGCCGCACCGTTTGTGTTCGACCCACGGCTTAAAGGTTTCAAGCCCTGAAACGGAGATGATTGTTGGCGTTAATATTCAGCTAGCAGACTGAAAGGCTAAACTACAGTTGCACGACACACCCCAAGATTCCAATAAGAGCTGATGTTGTCATCTGCCAATGTCCAAGAAGAGTGACGAGTTTATTTTGTCGATATAATGAACAGAAAGTTCAGACATCTATTTGAAAGGGTAGGgagtaaaataaaaagtcatcaagaaaataaatactcaattgggaaaaaaatgaaatgcaaagtgTTTGCTCATTGTTACTCGCCATCAACTAGGCggctcctaaaaaaaaaaagaaaattaaaaaaaaacagcatccgaGTTGATGCCAGGACGACAAACGTGCAAGTGGAGGCGGCGGGGTGGGCTGGGGAGAAAAATCATCATTTCAATTCCATCGCAGGGCcggcgaggaggaggatgaagaggaggcggGGCCAGTCCAGTGAGATGGTGACGACGCTCTCAGCAGGTGCCTCAAGTGGGAGGTCGCCCAGACCGGCGATGGAGAAGAGCCACTGAGCGCACAAGACGGCCGCACACAAGGAGCTGCACAACAAACAGGTGAGGCCGATTTGCTTTTGCTGTTCCTTcactcactttttcttttcttaaattaGTTCAGATTAATAAGAAATGCATTccgggaattttttttataacagATTGGAAATTAAATATATAGACGTCTTCCTGGTTGATTTGTTAACTTGTGtttaattatttcaaattgttttttaattcttgaGCGGGAGatttctgctttttattttatttatttattttgctttttttttttcaaatacagaTTTTAATCAAGGTTTTATATTGAAATCCCCAACTtacgttgccttttttttcttttaatttggtAGCTTGAAACAAGTTAGTTATATCATCAGTTAAGTCTTTTTTACTTGTTTCCCCAAGGGTATATTTTTTGCACTTGCTTTTCCTTTTGAATAACTtcactcttcttctttcttctgcaAGTATTACACCGAGTAGATGCCTGTtcaatactatttttttttctttgaattattttataCCAGAAGAATAGAGTACAACAAACGTATCCCCCAaaagaaagtatttttttctcagttgtattttaatatattaACACCTGGGTCAAAGGGAATGATTTTTAAACATTCCAAAAGTATTGACcaatttttgcagatttttcttCCTCTAAAGTAAATACTAAAGGGCAATGTATTGTAACGCAGTCAAATGACAGGGACAAAGACAAGTTGTTCTCCTGATTATACTTGATTTTAATCGATTTTCGGAATTTTATTGtgccaaatgtgtcattttggtCAGAAATGTATCGTAAAACGAATACTTTTACCGGCCAGGTAGTGtttcaaaaaaagcaaagtattgggacacggaggggtgtcgtcgtcgtcatcgccATCATACATCCCTGTCCCAATGATCAAgttgagccaggaaaaaaaaactcccctgACTCTGTCCAAATCTCTTGCAGCCCCTGCATTTTCCTGTGGTCCAGCTTGTGTTCTTCACCCCCCCACCGCCATGTTGCTTTGCCCTGTGCTGCTCGGAGCCAGCCTGCTCATCCTGGCCCCCATGGGGACGCCTCAGGCTCGCGCACTTCACCCTTCCCCTGGGAGTTCTCAGGTAGAGTGGCCACAAGTGCCAACAGTacccacaaaacaaacaaacacacacacacaccagaggggggggtgaatgtgcatatgaactggttgggtttggcgcacttaacaaggttaagaaccactgatatgGATAGATCAATAGATAtctctatctatcgatctatctatctcaaGATGGTGTTGGAGTCCTAATATCGGAACAtatgtttcatattttcatattttatgaATACAGACAGACCAATACTGGAGTTGGTATTGGCGCGTCTCTAGCTAATGATAAATAAGGAAAATGCACCTTGTCTGTGTTTTTCGGATTACAGTGCAGTCAGAATTATTGAACACtaaaagatgtttttgtttcatagtTGGATTTTTCCAATATatctattttggggggggggggggcgcatcttAATTCCCTAAAATCCAAATCTAGTTTTCAGACGTGTTTGACACAGGAGAAAAATAACAACGTTTGTTTCCAAATGTAGCGGGTAATAGTAAAAAGTCATTCATAAATCAAATCCTCAACTGAATTACACATGCCTGAAAAATCAACTTAAGTCCTTGCCCGGCGGGGTAAAGGAGGTTGTTGAAGGGGAAAATGAAATGTCTCCGTGATTGAGTTAGACTCGCTTGTAttgaatttgtatttgtgttgcgGTGAAGTTAATGGAGCAGCTCCTGGATCGCTATAACGACCTGCTGACCTTCGATGACCTGGAGAACCTTCTGAGCACTCCGGTCGAGGAGCAGTCCACCTTGTCCTCTGGGGTCAAAGCGTCCGAGTTTCCCGGCAAATGGGCGGACGTCCAGCCGGAGACGCCCTGGCTCCGCCTCCTGAGGGGGGCCCTGGCCAATCAGAAACCCGTGGAGTCGGAGCGCTCGCGGAGGGGGTGGAACCGAGGTTGCTTCGGCCTCAAGCTGGACCGGATCGGGTCCATGAGCGGATTGGGTTGTTAGTCGACGGACTGGTGTCATCCTTGTGAGGAAGGTGAAGGTTAGCTTACATACAGCACCTTTGTAGCTGTTTCATACTTGCGCTGTAATATTTCACTATTCCAAAATATCTTCAACTTCCAGCagcatccccccctccccaaccccccattTGCCATTGTAATGGCCTGCGTTGTGGTGTGTTGGAAATCCTTGTGCCAAGTAAAGTACAAGTTGTAGAATTGTCCAGCCCATCGTGTCGACACCTCCTCTTCTGATTTGCACCAATAAATAGATTTGACCTTTGTCTCTCTTTGCCATTTCAGTCATGCGCTCATTGGCCATTTTATTAGGCACACCGGTGAGATTTAGCAATCCACAAAAGACCGCACCTGGAAAGATAATTCATGCTCACATTTGAAGAAATAttgcctcccccccaaaaaaatgaagggaAGAGACAACTGAAAAGTGTGAATGCCCTGTTGGAACTGCCGCCGCCATGTTCCGAATGAACCGATCACATTTTCCAAGTTAACGCGTGCCTTTCTCTCAttagccactagatggcagcttAACTCAATTTACAGTTGTGCATTCGGAACCGATCACATTTTCCAAGTTAATGCGTGCCTTTCTCTCATTAGCCGCTAGATGGCAGCTTAACTCCATTTACAGTTGTGCTCAGTTTTGCTTCACTGGTGTGCGAGCTGCTCTCCCCtagacttgactttttttttagattgggtTTAATTTGCATAAACCCGTCAAAGGATCTTGGATgagcatcataataataaattaaaaaggcaACCATAACACTGATATATGACATTTAATGACCTTTCCTCCTTTTCACTTCAATTTCTTGGCAAAACCCACATGGGACTGTAGAACTTGAAGCAAGACTTGAAGCTTTTGCTTTCCCGAGACTCAAGAATACGATAGAGCAGATACTTGAATGTTGACTTTTCTGAAAATTTATTCGCGCCCGTGTTGCGCGGCGCTTGAATACTCCCGACGCTTGCGTTCCGCAACCCCTCTGCAATtactgtttggggtttttttgccccAGAAACATTCTGATGCCTCCCGTCTCATCTCTATTGGATTGAGGTTTGGGGATTTTGCTGTCCTCTTTCTCTGGTGTGTTTGAAGCGCCACATTTCAAGGCCATTTCCTCCTTGGCAGAGGGGAACGCCACCTCGTCATTTTCTTTTGCTGTCATGAGCGCGCGTGTGAGCCGTCGTCTTTAGGCtgattttcctttctttccgcTTCTTTCTCTGCTATGAGCACAACTTCTCGCGAGTAGTCCCAAAGTCTAGCGTTCCAAGTGTGAAGCAGTCAGCCGCCGTCTAATCTTAGCCTGCCCTTTACTTCCCCTCTTTGACCTTAAGCTGTGGAGCGGCACGCACGCGGCCAAGCTTTTGGTTCTTCAGCTGTACCCGGGGTGCACGTCACCGCCGCCGCTGTACAATGGCACGTCTGCAAACACACAGCTGATAGTGCgtccgcgcacacacaaaaaaaaaaggtcaatataTTGCACGTTGTACAGTATGTGGCAAAACTTGGGTTGCGAGGCCCTCCCGTGTAACCTCGCGGCACTTTTGCAATATACTCAAATTGGAAGAACTTTTACACATGGATGAGCGTAATGTGACCTTTTCTTTCCGCGGACATCAGCCACATGCTGTGGCACATGAGTAGCTCACTGGCctattcaaaaaaaacaaaacggattTAACACTTGAGTTAATTTCCTACATTTCTGACAATATGCCTGCTATACGATTACAAAAGTTCACGTCCCCAGATAAGTCCGTAAAGTGGAGGGGGGTCATGGTCTTTGGATGTGAAATGTCACAGTAATGCGGGAAGAGATCCGATCCCCAGTCTGCTGCCTCtttatatgcccccccccccccctgcacgtgtgtgtaaatgtgtacGTACTGAGAAGGTCAGCGACGGACCCTCAGGCGTAAACGAAACCGCGGCGGGCGTTGCCGGCGTGCACAATTGTGGCGTCTCCTGGAGCTCGCGCAAAAGAGGCCCTGTTGCAAGCTGCTCTGGTTGACCTTGACATTCAGAAGGGCAGGAGGGGGGGGTGTGGTgtccctcagaaaaaaaaaaaaaaaaaagggggcggtgtggggggtgTGGCTTCAAAGTCCACTTCCCCCATAAAAAGCTGACTTCAACTTTGCTCTCCCCCACTCTCACCTGGAGTCGCTGGATAGATTCAGGCATCTCACAAACGGTAATGGAAAGCAGCATTTAttacccccctcccaccctttttgggggtttttgtttgttttgatccaAAATGTTGTTCTGCTCACTAACGccgttgttgttctttttttctctgcagAGGACTCGCTCAACTCAGGCAAAATGGTGAAAGTCGGTATCAACGGGTaagttatttttgggggggggggggggcggggggggacttACATGTGTTGCAATGTAATCTGTGCTGCCTTCGCAAGTGAGCCTTTGGGACACACTCAAGGGAAAATGTCAAGCTATTTTTACCcccttacacccccccccctaacccccacccccgccgatGTGGATGACTGCAGATTTCCATGTTTGTATGGAAGCCTCACAATGTGATGTGCGCTGTTGGGTAAGAATAGGACTGATTAAATGCGGCCGTCCCGGTCACAACTGCACTTTGACCTTTAGCAGATAGCAGTTGAACATGtatacagatgttttttttttgttttttttttttaaaccccccccGACTTCCATTG from the Hippocampus zosterae strain Florida chromosome 5, ASM2543408v3, whole genome shotgun sequence genome contains:
- the nppcl gene encoding C-type natriuretic peptide-like; its protein translation is MLLCPVLLGASLLILAPMGTPQARALHPSPGSSQLMEQLLDRYNDLLTFDDLENLLSTPVEEQSTLSSGVKASEFPGKWADVQPETPWLRLLRGALANQKPVESERSRRGWNRGCFGLKLDRIGSMSGLGC